A genomic segment from uncultured Desulfuromonas sp. encodes:
- a CDS encoding cold-shock protein yields MAEGSVKWFNDSKGFGFIEQDNGPDIFVHFSAIQGDGFKSLAEGDRVTFDVTDGQKGPQSANVRRI; encoded by the coding sequence ATGGCAGAAGGTTCAGTAAAGTGGTTTAACGATTCGAAGGGCTTTGGATTTATCGAACAGGATAATGGGCCTGATATATTCGTCCATTTCTCAGCAATTCAAGGCGACGGCTTTAAATCTCTGGCTGAGGGCGACCGCGTAACTTTCGACGTGACCGATGGTCAAAAAGGTCCCCAATCTGCGAACGTGCGCAGAATTTAG